The following proteins are encoded in a genomic region of Hoeflea phototrophica DFL-43:
- a CDS encoding carbonic anhydrase yields MSSFPTRLLEGYQSFMSGRYTAERNRYRDLAEAGQEPHTLVIACCDSRAAPETVFDCGPGELFVVRNVANLVPPYAPDGNFHSTSAALEFAVQSLKIRQIVVLGHGRCGGIKAALDVDAAPLSPGDFIGQWMGLLKPAAQQIKDSVLLTSGERQFALEHISIRNSIANLRTFPCVKILEDRGKMALHGAWFDISTGELWVMNSQTGDFSRPETSLA; encoded by the coding sequence ATGTCGTCATTTCCGACCCGTCTTCTTGAAGGCTATCAGTCATTCATGTCCGGCCGCTACACGGCTGAACGTAACCGCTACCGGGATCTGGCCGAAGCGGGACAGGAGCCGCATACGCTGGTGATTGCCTGCTGTGACTCCCGCGCCGCCCCCGAAACGGTGTTTGATTGCGGGCCGGGCGAACTTTTCGTTGTGCGCAATGTTGCCAATCTGGTGCCGCCCTATGCACCGGATGGCAATTTCCACTCCACCTCTGCGGCGCTTGAATTTGCGGTGCAGTCCTTGAAGATCCGTCAAATCGTGGTGCTCGGGCATGGCCGCTGCGGTGGCATCAAGGCTGCTCTGGATGTTGATGCGGCGCCACTCTCGCCGGGCGATTTCATCGGACAGTGGATGGGCCTGCTCAAACCTGCCGCGCAGCAGATCAAGGACAGCGTGCTGCTGACCAGTGGTGAACGGCAATTCGCGCTCGAGCACATCTCGATCCGCAATTCGATTGCCAATCTTCGGACATTTCCCTGCGTAAAGATCCTTGAGGATCGGGGAAAGATGGCATTGCATGGGGCCTGGTTTGATATTTCCACCGGTGAATTGTGGGTGATGAACTCCCAGACCGGCGATTTTTCCCGTCCCGAGACCTCGCTCGCTTGA
- a CDS encoding NAD-glutamate dehydrogenase, with product MGVKNTRKSGSLLAEAESVAKRSKKPHINPEVLFSRVSEDDLELMVPESLAAATILAEAEIRAWDGNDARMSLVEVDAATSDGRDVSVLAITTRNKPFLYDSVMGEVTSQVRDILMALHPILVVDGKAPATLFSHGDGSEYEHRISHIQIHIPRLGPAAGKELTAQVRHVLDQVQAAVSDWKPMLAMIDHAAADLVALDVDKKTEPARQEALAFIAWLRDNNFTFLGMREYVYSGEGEEAELSRSQTEGLGILADPDVRVLRLGKDQVTTTPEILDFLHGPDFLIVTKANVRSVVHRRTYMDYVGIKRFDLKGRVIGELRIVGMFTSTAYTRSVANIPLLRSKVQAVTEEFGYDPESHSGKLLLNTLESYPRDDLFQIDVSLLVRFCMQINELSDRPRVRVLPRIDRFDRFVSLIVYVPRDQYDSIARERIGDYLKTIYNGRVSAYYPAFPEGGVARVHFIIGRSEGRTPQIAQEQLERDVRSIVTRWEDQFQALGGDAAARMSVSQSYKERFRPDEALADLDDILACGEAGTIRIAFYRSQETPDDHLALKIFHAGAPVALSRRVPLLENLGFKVISEQTHEIFLDEQGGQSRAVIVHDMEIIHESNRIVDLDTDRARLEEAFLSVWHGETDNDSYNRLVANTVLSVRQAMVLRAYARYLRQAGIAYSQEYMAQCLNRHPAISAQLFELFRIRFEIGTSDKDRTKQISDLIEAIESALAEVPSIDDDRILRRYMNAIQASLRTNFFQTGPDGAPRPALAFKLNPKALDGLPEPRPFREIFVYGAEVEGVHLRFGPIARGGLRWSDRAQDYRTEVLGLVKAQQVKNAVIVPVGAKGGFYPKQLPADGGRDAIFEAGRNAYKLFIRTLLSVTDNIVGDDVVPPANTVRHDGDDPYFVVAADKGTATFSDTANALSQEQDFWLDDAFASGGSAGYDHKKMGITARGAWEAVKRHFREMDIDIQTTPFTAAGVGDMSGDVFGNGMLLSEKIRLVAAFDHRDIFIDPDPDCETGFAERKRLFELGRSSWQDYDTSKLSKGGMIIPRTLKSVDLTPEAAAAIGLSGRKSTPQEIMIAVLSMEIDLLWFGGIGTYIKDARENDADVGDRANDPIRIVARQVRAKVIGEGANLGVTQKGRIAYALAGGRCNSDAIDNSAGVNSSDVEVNIKIALANAMREDRLTRPKRNKLLASMTDEVAELVLRNNYLQTLAISLAEAQGASGVGELNRVMTNLEGRELLDRKVEDLPDDTLVAERLASGQALSRPEIGVLLSYAKLVLFDEIVASSLPDDPYFSDTLKSYFPKKMLKSHETDIISHRLRREIISTLIGNDAINRGGPAFVIGLGDKSGATAAEIVKAFVLARDGLSLDRLYGEIDGLDTRIPGPVQNRLYAHVGDTVRTVSSWALKTGAAQGDLSKAVASMRDGAAKLGSRIQSAMPDFMREEAERIKAELIEHGVPEKLAGEIAALGGMSLTPDICHVADASGTDLKRAMDAFFSVTEAFRIGRIVAAVDRIPVSDHFEGLALARSLDEISQARRIISSTALDSNPDDSDPAGAWLSGNKDRIGHVAGQILSLTDSGELTLAKLTVAAGMMSDLARSLRP from the coding sequence ATGGGGGTCAAGAACACCCGGAAGTCAGGTTCGCTGCTTGCGGAGGCCGAATCGGTTGCAAAGCGCAGCAAGAAACCGCACATCAATCCGGAGGTTCTGTTTTCGCGCGTCAGCGAAGACGATCTGGAGCTGATGGTGCCCGAAAGCCTTGCAGCAGCAACGATTTTGGCCGAGGCCGAGATTCGCGCCTGGGACGGCAACGATGCCCGCATGAGCCTGGTCGAGGTCGACGCGGCCACGAGCGATGGCCGCGATGTTTCAGTTCTGGCGATCACCACACGCAACAAACCATTCCTCTATGATTCGGTGATGGGCGAGGTCACCTCGCAGGTACGCGACATCCTGATGGCCTTGCATCCGATCCTGGTCGTTGATGGCAAAGCGCCGGCAACGCTGTTTTCCCATGGCGACGGCAGCGAGTATGAACACCGCATCAGCCATATCCAAATCCATATACCACGGCTTGGTCCCGCCGCGGGCAAGGAGCTGACCGCTCAGGTTCGCCATGTGCTCGACCAGGTTCAGGCCGCGGTTTCGGATTGGAAACCGATGCTGGCCATGATCGACCACGCGGCCGCGGATCTGGTGGCGCTGGATGTCGACAAGAAGACCGAACCGGCCCGACAGGAGGCCCTGGCCTTCATCGCCTGGCTGCGCGACAACAACTTCACCTTTCTTGGAATGCGGGAATACGTCTATTCCGGAGAAGGCGAAGAGGCCGAACTGAGCCGGTCCCAGACGGAAGGTCTTGGCATTCTCGCCGACCCCGACGTGCGGGTGTTGCGGCTGGGCAAGGACCAGGTCACCACCACCCCGGAGATTCTCGACTTTCTCCACGGGCCCGATTTCCTGATCGTCACCAAAGCCAATGTCCGCTCCGTCGTCCATCGCCGCACCTATATGGATTATGTCGGCATCAAGCGGTTCGACCTCAAGGGCCGGGTGATTGGCGAACTTCGCATCGTCGGCATGTTCACCTCCACGGCCTACACCCGTTCGGTCGCCAACATTCCGCTGCTGCGCTCCAAGGTCCAGGCCGTGACCGAGGAATTCGGCTATGATCCGGAAAGCCATTCCGGCAAGCTGTTGCTGAACACGCTGGAATCCTACCCGCGCGATGATCTGTTCCAGATCGATGTCTCCCTGCTGGTGCGGTTCTGCATGCAGATCAACGAACTCTCCGATCGGCCCAGGGTCCGGGTTTTGCCCCGCATCGACCGCTTCGACCGCTTTGTATCACTGATTGTTTACGTGCCCCGCGATCAGTATGATTCGATCGCCCGCGAGCGCATCGGCGATTATCTCAAGACCATCTACAATGGCCGGGTGTCGGCTTACTATCCCGCCTTTCCCGAGGGCGGCGTGGCGCGGGTGCATTTCATCATCGGCCGTTCCGAAGGCAGAACACCGCAGATAGCCCAGGAACAGCTCGAACGTGATGTGCGTTCGATCGTAACCCGCTGGGAAGACCAGTTTCAGGCGCTCGGCGGCGACGCCGCGGCACGGATGAGTGTCAGCCAGTCCTACAAGGAACGTTTCCGCCCCGACGAGGCGCTTGCCGACCTCGACGACATTCTCGCCTGCGGCGAAGCGGGCACCATTCGCATTGCCTTCTATCGCAGCCAGGAAACACCAGACGATCATCTGGCGCTCAAGATCTTCCATGCCGGCGCGCCGGTGGCGCTGTCTCGCAGGGTGCCACTCCTTGAAAATCTCGGCTTCAAGGTGATCAGCGAGCAAACCCACGAGATTTTCCTCGATGAGCAGGGCGGTCAATCCAGAGCCGTCATTGTTCATGACATGGAGATTATCCACGAGAGCAACCGGATTGTCGATCTCGACACCGATCGTGCACGGCTCGAGGAGGCTTTCCTGTCGGTTTGGCACGGCGAGACCGACAATGACAGCTACAACCGGCTGGTCGCCAATACCGTCCTGTCGGTCCGTCAGGCGATGGTACTGCGCGCCTATGCGCGGTATCTGCGCCAGGCAGGCATTGCCTATTCGCAAGAATACATGGCCCAGTGCCTGAATCGGCATCCCGCCATTTCAGCCCAATTGTTCGAATTGTTTCGCATCCGGTTTGAAATTGGTACCAGTGACAAGGATCGCACCAAGCAGATATCGGATCTGATCGAAGCGATCGAATCTGCACTGGCAGAAGTTCCAAGCATCGATGATGACCGGATTCTCAGGCGCTACATGAACGCCATACAGGCATCGCTGAGAACCAATTTCTTTCAGACCGGCCCTGACGGCGCCCCGCGCCCCGCACTGGCTTTCAAGCTCAACCCGAAAGCACTCGACGGGCTGCCCGAACCGCGGCCCTTCCGCGAGATTTTCGTCTATGGTGCGGAAGTGGAAGGCGTCCATCTTCGGTTTGGCCCGATTGCCCGCGGCGGCTTGCGCTGGTCGGACCGGGCGCAGGACTACCGCACCGAGGTGCTGGGTCTGGTCAAGGCGCAGCAGGTGAAGAATGCGGTGATCGTACCGGTTGGCGCGAAAGGCGGATTCTATCCCAAGCAATTGCCAGCCGACGGCGGCCGCGATGCCATCTTCGAAGCCGGGCGAAATGCCTACAAGCTCTTCATCCGGACACTCTTGTCAGTCACCGACAATATTGTCGGTGACGATGTCGTGCCGCCGGCCAACACCGTGCGTCACGATGGCGACGATCCCTATTTTGTGGTCGCCGCCGACAAGGGCACGGCAACATTTTCCGACACCGCCAACGCGCTAAGCCAGGAACAGGATTTCTGGCTGGATGACGCCTTCGCCTCCGGCGGATCGGCCGGCTACGACCACAAGAAGATGGGCATAACCGCCCGCGGTGCCTGGGAAGCGGTCAAGCGCCACTTCCGCGAAATGGACATCGACATCCAGACCACGCCCTTCACTGCAGCCGGGGTGGGCGACATGTCCGGCGACGTGTTTGGCAACGGCATGCTGCTGTCCGAGAAGATCCGCCTGGTCGCTGCCTTCGACCACCGCGACATCTTCATCGACCCCGATCCCGATTGCGAGACCGGCTTTGCCGAACGCAAGCGGCTGTTCGAGCTGGGTCGTTCAAGCTGGCAGGATTACGACACGTCGAAACTGTCCAAGGGCGGCATGATCATCCCGCGGACGCTCAAATCGGTCGATCTGACACCCGAGGCCGCCGCAGCCATCGGCCTGTCGGGCAGGAAGTCGACGCCACAGGAAATCATGATCGCGGTCCTGTCGATGGAAATCGATCTGCTCTGGTTTGGCGGTATCGGCACCTACATCAAGGACGCCCGTGAGAACGACGCGGATGTCGGCGACCGCGCCAATGATCCGATCCGGATCGTCGCCCGTCAGGTGCGCGCCAAGGTGATCGGCGAGGGGGCCAATCTGGGAGTCACCCAAAAGGGCCGCATCGCCTATGCGCTCGCGGGCGGCCGCTGCAACTCCGACGCGATCGACAATTCTGCCGGCGTCAACTCCTCCGACGTCGAGGTCAACATCAAGATCGCACTGGCAAACGCCATGCGCGAGGACCGTTTGACCCGGCCCAAGCGGAACAAACTGCTTGCCTCGATGACCGATGAGGTCGCGGAGCTGGTGCTGCGCAACAACTATCTGCAGACTCTGGCAATCTCGCTGGCTGAAGCTCAGGGCGCATCTGGTGTCGGCGAATTGAACCGGGTGATGACCAACCTGGAAGGCCGTGAACTGCTGGACCGGAAAGTCGAGGACCTGCCGGACGACACGCTGGTTGCCGAACGGCTGGCCTCAGGGCAGGCACTCTCCAGACCGGAAATCGGCGTCTTGCTGTCCTATGCGAAACTGGTTCTTTTTGACGAAATTGTCGCCAGCTCGCTGCCCGACGATCCCTATTTCAGCGATACCCTCAAATCCTATTTCCCCAAAAAGATGCTGAAATCCCATGAAACAGACATCATCAGCCACCGGCTGCGCCGGGAGATCATTTCAACCCTGATCGGCAATGACGCCATCAACCGCGGTGGCCCGGCCTTTGTTATCGGATTGGGAGACAAATCGGGCGCGACTGCAGCCGAAATCGTCAAGGCCTTTGTGCTTGCACGCGACGGGTTGTCACTCGACAGGCTCTATGGCGAGATTGATGGCCTTGACACAAGAATTCCAGGCCCTGTCCAGAACCGGCTCTATGCGCATGTCGGCGACACGGTACGCACTGTATCCAGCTGGGCGCTCAAGACCGGCGCCGCTCAGGGCGATCTGAGCAAAGCTGTTGCCTCCATGCGCGACGGTGCCGCGAAACTTGGATCCAGGATCCAAAGCGCAATGCCCGATTTCATGCGTGAGGAAGCCGAGCGCATCAAAGCCGAACTGATAGAGCATGGAGTGCCGGAAAAATTAGCCGGCGAAATAGCAGCTTTGGGTGGTATGAGCCTGACACCCGATATCTGTCATGTCGCGGACGCCTCGGGAACCGACCTCAAACGCGCAATGGATGCGTTCTTCTCTGTTACGGAAGCGTTCCGGATTGGCCGTATCGTGGCCGCCGTCGACCGAATTCCAGTCTCCGACCACTTCGAAGGCCTGGCCTTGGCGCGCAGTCTTGACGAGATTTCACAGGCGCGCCGGATCATCTCCAGCACCGCTCTCGACAGCAATCCGGATGATTCAGATCCGGCCGGAGCCTGGCTTTCCGGCAACAAGGACCGCATCGGCCATGTTGCCGGCCAGATCCTGTCTCTGACAGACAGCGGCGAGCTGACACTCGCAAAGCTGACGGTCGCCGCTGGCATGATGAGCGATCTTGCCCGTTCCTTGCGGCCGTGA
- a CDS encoding lytic murein transglycosylase, with product MLWSAATLLAMGLSTPAMSAQCGNNSAGFPAWIEQFKKEAARAGISDRTISRAFANVRYASKTISLDRNQRSFKLSFEQFMQKRGANSIISQGKKLKQRNARLFNALEQKYGVPAGPLIAIWGMESGFGRFSGNQHTMSAVATLAYDCRRSAFFTEQLYAQLQLIQKGWLSPDFKGAAHGEIGQTQFLPANVVRFGVDGDRNGSINLGSTADALASTANFLRGHGWKRGGGYQPGETNFRAIKGWNAAGVYQKAIAKIGAEIDR from the coding sequence ATGCTTTGGAGCGCGGCAACGCTTCTTGCCATGGGCCTGAGCACACCGGCTATGTCCGCACAATGCGGCAACAATTCCGCTGGCTTCCCCGCATGGATCGAACAGTTCAAGAAGGAAGCAGCCAGGGCCGGAATTTCCGACCGAACAATCAGCCGGGCATTTGCCAATGTCCGCTACGCCAGCAAAACCATCTCGCTTGATCGCAACCAGCGCAGTTTCAAACTGTCATTCGAGCAGTTCATGCAGAAACGCGGTGCCAATTCGATCATATCCCAGGGCAAGAAACTCAAGCAAAGGAATGCCCGGCTTTTCAATGCACTTGAGCAAAAATATGGTGTCCCTGCGGGTCCTTTGATCGCCATCTGGGGCATGGAGTCAGGTTTTGGACGGTTTTCCGGTAACCAGCACACGATGTCTGCAGTGGCGACGCTGGCCTATGATTGCCGGCGTTCAGCCTTTTTCACCGAGCAACTCTATGCCCAGCTGCAACTGATCCAGAAAGGCTGGCTCAGCCCCGATTTCAAGGGCGCCGCCCATGGCGAAATAGGCCAGACCCAGTTCCTGCCTGCCAATGTGGTGCGGTTCGGGGTCGATGGCGACCGCAATGGTTCGATCAATCTTGGCTCAACAGCCGATGCGCTGGCCTCCACTGCCAACTTCCTGCGCGGCCATGGCTGGAAACGCGGCGGTGGCTATCAACCCGGCGAAACCAATTTCCGCGCGATCAAAGGCTGGAATGCGGCCGGGGTCTACCAGAAGGCAATTGCCAAGATCGGTGCCGAAATCGACCGCTGA
- a CDS encoding MFS transporter has protein sequence MQNGAADSGAGAKKRGVFGWMMFDWAAQPFFTVVTTFIFGPYFISRMASDAATGQAAWGYGIAAGGFLIAILSPILGSIADQTGPRKPWIAFFAAIKIAALCGLWFAAPGSNLVLVVTVFTLAAVAAEFSIVFNDSMLLRIVPKADIGRVSNLAWGLGYLGGMIVLIFIIAFLAASPETGRTLIGLEPLFGLDPLQGEDARASGPISALWYAVFILPMFLFTPDAGERRAMGGAVRDGLKELKSTLREVRQRAGIFRFLIARMIYQDGVNALLALGGGFAAAMFGWSITEIGVYGIMLNVVAIFSCLYASRLDTQLGSKLVVMIAIIMLLVATIGIVSTGPGYTFFGALGFAGTDTGGLFGTQAEKAYIAFGLLIGIAFGPVQASSRAYMARSVSKDEAGRYFGIYALAGRATSFLAPFMVASVTAASGSPRLGIATIAIFFAVGLYVLWTTPYPADKPDGKPANVL, from the coding sequence ATGCAAAACGGCGCCGCAGACAGTGGCGCGGGAGCGAAAAAGCGCGGTGTTTTCGGATGGATGATGTTCGACTGGGCGGCGCAGCCGTTCTTTACAGTCGTCACCACATTCATCTTCGGGCCCTATTTCATCAGTCGCATGGCAAGTGATGCAGCAACCGGTCAGGCCGCCTGGGGCTACGGGATTGCTGCCGGTGGCTTCCTGATTGCCATTCTGTCACCGATCCTGGGCTCCATCGCCGATCAGACCGGACCGAGAAAACCATGGATAGCCTTTTTCGCTGCAATCAAGATTGCGGCACTGTGCGGACTTTGGTTTGCCGCTCCGGGTTCCAATCTCGTGCTTGTGGTGACCGTTTTCACACTTGCAGCGGTAGCCGCGGAATTCTCCATCGTGTTCAATGATTCAATGCTGTTGCGTATAGTGCCCAAGGCCGATATCGGCCGGGTTTCCAATCTGGCCTGGGGTCTCGGCTACCTTGGTGGCATGATCGTGCTGATTTTCATCATCGCGTTTCTCGCGGCCTCTCCGGAAACCGGCAGAACCCTGATCGGGCTGGAACCACTGTTCGGGCTGGACCCTCTTCAAGGCGAAGACGCACGAGCCTCCGGGCCAATTTCGGCCCTATGGTATGCCGTTTTCATCCTGCCAATGTTTCTGTTCACACCAGATGCCGGAGAACGCCGCGCCATGGGTGGAGCGGTGCGTGACGGATTGAAGGAGCTCAAGTCAACCCTTCGCGAGGTGCGCCAACGCGCCGGTATTTTCCGCTTTCTCATTGCCCGTATGATTTACCAGGACGGCGTAAACGCCTTGCTGGCGCTAGGCGGCGGTTTTGCAGCAGCAATGTTCGGCTGGTCAATCACGGAAATTGGCGTCTACGGAATAATGCTCAATGTTGTGGCGATCTTTTCATGCCTTTACGCAAGCCGCCTCGACACCCAGCTCGGATCGAAGCTTGTTGTAATGATCGCAATCATCATGCTGCTGGTCGCGACGATCGGCATTGTTTCCACAGGACCCGGCTACACATTCTTCGGAGCACTCGGCTTTGCCGGAACGGATACGGGTGGATTGTTCGGAACCCAGGCGGAAAAAGCCTACATCGCCTTTGGCCTGCTGATCGGAATCGCCTTCGGGCCGGTGCAAGCCTCTTCCCGCGCCTACATGGCACGCAGCGTCAGCAAGGATGAAGCGGGACGTTATTTCGGCATCTACGCACTGGCGGGCCGGGCCACCAGTTTTCTTGCCCCCTTCATGGTAGCGAGTGTGACTGCCGCATCCGGGTCCCCGCGGCTTGGCATTGCGACCATCGCCATTTTCTTTGCAGTTGGTCTTTATGTGCTCTGGACGACGCCATATCCTGCCGACAAGCCAGACGGCAAACCAGCGAACGTTCTTTGA
- the pdxY gene encoding pyridoxal kinase PdxY — protein sequence MTTDTRNGTDVRPAVIVISSHVVRGSVGNRAAVFALETLGYPVWALPTVVLPWHPGHSRATRIVPGKEEFSALIDDLCGSPWLGEVGAVLSGYLGDAGQAQDVARLVGAVREANPEALYMCDPVIGDAGGLYVPEALAGAILKNLIPIANIATPNIFELGWLSGAELTNSTSAVSAAETLGPARVLVTSAPAMMAGSTGNLLISGGAARMAEHRLIPDAPNGLGDLMSASFLARLLEGLNEEKALQMATAAVFEILARTARRGADELMLETDAQSLRTPMAMVNMRRMVSAAGRKKP from the coding sequence ATGACCACTGACACTCGCAATGGGACGGACGTTCGTCCGGCGGTGATCGTCATCTCGAGTCATGTGGTCCGCGGATCGGTGGGCAACCGGGCGGCGGTGTTTGCGCTGGAAACACTGGGTTATCCGGTCTGGGCTCTGCCGACGGTTGTTCTCCCCTGGCATCCGGGCCATTCCCGTGCCACCCGGATCGTGCCTGGAAAAGAGGAATTCTCTGCGCTGATTGATGACCTTTGCGGGTCGCCCTGGCTTGGCGAGGTTGGCGCGGTGCTCTCGGGTTATCTTGGCGATGCGGGCCAGGCTCAGGATGTGGCGCGGTTGGTGGGTGCGGTGCGAGAGGCCAATCCGGAAGCTCTTTACATGTGCGACCCGGTCATTGGCGACGCCGGCGGGCTCTATGTCCCCGAGGCACTGGCCGGGGCGATCCTCAAAAACCTCATCCCGATCGCCAACATCGCAACTCCGAACATTTTTGAGCTCGGCTGGCTTTCGGGAGCTGAACTGACCAATTCGACGTCCGCGGTGTCGGCGGCAGAAACCCTGGGTCCCGCGCGTGTTCTGGTGACCTCGGCCCCAGCGATGATGGCGGGCAGCACCGGAAATCTGCTGATCAGCGGCGGCGCGGCCCGAATGGCGGAGCACCGGCTGATTCCTGATGCGCCGAATGGTCTGGGTGATTTGATGTCGGCAAGTTTTCTGGCGCGTCTGCTTGAAGGGCTGAACGAGGAAAAAGCCTTGCAGATGGCGACGGCCGCGGTCTTTGAAATCCTGGCGAGGACCGCCCGGCGTGGAGCCGACGAACTGATGCTTGAGACCGATGCGCAAAGCCTTCGCACGCCAATGGCGATGGTGAACATGCGTCGGATGGTATCTGCAGCGGGCCGCAAGAAGCCTTGA
- a CDS encoding peroxidase-related enzyme (This protein belongs to a clade of uncharacterized proteins related to peroxidases such as the alkylhydroperoxidase AhpD.): MTKGPEAVTALKLEQEMPLSEAMQAYFSKCDEKLGMVPNVLKAYAFNTEKLEAFATLYNDLMLAGSGLSKLDRELIAVAVSSVNKCFYCLTAHGAAVRQLSGNPELGEQMVMNYRTADLEPRQRAMLDFAVLMTEDSARIGEEDRQMLRDSGFSDRDIWDIAAVASFFNMTNRMASATDMRPNPEYHGLAR; encoded by the coding sequence ATGACAAAGGGGCCAGAAGCCGTAACCGCGCTCAAGCTTGAGCAGGAAATGCCGCTGAGCGAGGCCATGCAAGCGTATTTCTCCAAATGCGACGAAAAGCTCGGCATGGTACCAAACGTTCTCAAGGCTTATGCCTTCAACACCGAGAAACTCGAAGCGTTTGCGACCCTCTACAATGATCTGATGTTGGCCGGTTCCGGGCTCAGCAAGCTTGACCGGGAGCTGATCGCGGTTGCGGTGTCTTCGGTCAACAAGTGCTTTTACTGTCTGACGGCGCATGGAGCTGCGGTGCGCCAGCTTTCCGGAAACCCGGAACTTGGCGAGCAGATGGTGATGAATTACCGGACCGCTGATCTTGAACCGCGGCAACGGGCCATGCTCGATTTCGCCGTGCTGATGACAGAAGATTCGGCCAGGATCGGGGAAGAGGACCGCCAGATGCTTCGCGATTCAGGGTTTTCGGATCGCGATATCTGGGACATCGCTGCCGTGGCGTCGTTCTTCAACATGACCAACCGGATGGCCTCGGCGACGGATATGCGGCCCAATCCGGAATATCATGGCCTTGCCCGCTGA
- a CDS encoding DUF429 domain-containing protein: MITDDAEIPDLAGVDGCRAGWIAWIRTAGSSAPDLRIYSRFADLVEDLGSDAVIAVDMPIGLPERIEGPGRGPEQAIRPFLGARQSSVFSIPARAAVEARSYGEACARALETSDPPKKVSKQAFYLFPRILEIDQVLQADEGLRPRVVECHPEFSFCRLNNGLAMQTPKKIKGKVNPEGIAERVAVLARHRFDPRSFENDPPRGAGMDDVIDAAVNLVMAGRHAAGLTSTFPAHPASDRHGIPIAIHG, encoded by the coding sequence TTGATTACGGATGATGCGGAGATCCCGGACCTTGCCGGCGTTGATGGTTGCCGCGCAGGCTGGATCGCCTGGATCCGGACCGCCGGCAGCTCCGCTCCGGATTTGCGGATCTACAGCCGTTTTGCCGATCTTGTTGAGGACCTTGGTTCTGATGCGGTGATTGCGGTCGACATGCCCATCGGATTGCCGGAACGGATTGAGGGACCGGGCCGTGGTCCGGAACAGGCCATCCGGCCGTTTCTCGGAGCGCGGCAATCCAGTGTGTTTTCCATTCCTGCCCGGGCTGCGGTCGAAGCCCGGAGCTATGGTGAAGCCTGCGCCCGCGCGCTTGAGACGTCGGATCCACCGAAGAAAGTTTCCAAGCAGGCCTTCTATCTGTTCCCCAGGATCCTGGAGATTGACCAGGTGTTGCAAGCTGACGAGGGGCTGAGACCCCGGGTTGTCGAGTGTCACCCGGAATTTTCCTTTTGCCGGCTCAACAATGGGTTGGCGATGCAGACGCCGAAGAAGATCAAAGGCAAGGTCAATCCAGAGGGGATCGCCGAGCGGGTTGCTGTCCTTGCCCGGCACCGCTTCGATCCCCGAAGTTTTGAGAATGATCCGCCGCGCGGTGCTGGCATGGATGATGTGATCGACGCCGCGGTCAATCTCGTGATGGCCGGCCGGCATGCCGCAGGGCTGACCAGCACTTTTCCGGCCCATCCCGCGTCTGACCGCCACGGAATCCCGATTGCCATTCATGGCTGA